Proteins from a single region of Budorcas taxicolor isolate Tak-1 chromosome 11, Takin1.1, whole genome shotgun sequence:
- the LOC128056775 gene encoding odorant-binding protein 2b-like → MKALLLPIALSLLAALRAQDPPSCPLEPQKIAGTWYVKAIVTDGDLPKETRSRKVSPVTVTALGGGDLELRFTFWKEARCHEKTARMQPTGEPGKYSSNGGKKHVYILELPVEGHYVLYCEGQRQGKSVRVGKLIGRNPDVNPEALEAFKKFAQRKGLSLEDIFTPEQTESCKPESD, encoded by the exons ATGAAGGCCTTGCTCCTGCCCATCGCCCTCAGCCTGCTCGCTGCCCTGAGGGCCCAGGACCCCCCATCCTGCCCTCTGGAGCCCCAGAAG ATCGCAGGAACTTGGTATGTGAAGGCCATAGTGACTGACGGGGACCTGCCTAAGGAGACGAGATCCAGGAAGGTGTCCCCGGTGACGGTGACGGCCCTGGGCGGCGGGGACCTGGAGCTCAGGTTCACCTTCTG GAAGGAGGCCCGCTGCCATGAGAAGACAGCAAGGATGCAGCCAACTGGGGAGCCTGGCAAATACAGCTCCA ATGGCGGCAAGAAGCACGTGTACATCCTGGAACTGCCCGTCGAGGGCCACTACGTCCTTTACTGCGAAGGCCAGCGCCAGGGGAAATCGGTCCGCGTGGGGAAGCTCATAG GTAGGAATCCCGACGTGAACCCAGAGGCTCTGGAGGCTTTTAAGAAATTCGCACAGCGCAAGGGCTTGTCCCTGGAGGACATCTTCACACCTGAGCAGACGG AAAGCTGCAAGCCTGAAAGTGACTAG